Part of the Anopheles coluzzii chromosome 3, AcolN3, whole genome shotgun sequence genome is shown below.
aggaaggaaGAACACGTTGTATTTGAAACTGAGAAACGAGGAAGAAAATACAATCCCCCCACTCCGTTTTCCACAGAGAATGCGTTTGCCACCTCACCATACATACActtacacacccacacacatttACGTTTTGAACAAGGAAAGAAGCTTCGCTGTTTGTAGTTTGCAGAAAGAACCATGTTGGGAAAGGAGAGGATCATGTGGATTATCATGGCGGTGGGGTGGGGGTGAAGGAAAGGGTAACTTTTAGCTGCACAGTGCTGGTACACACCGAATGTGCAAGATCGATCTCTCTGTACTGTCGTTCACAATAGCAGAAGCTTTTGAgagtgggtggtggtggtggtggtagtaggtGGACGCGGAAGTGTAGTATTGTGCGTCAGAGCATGATCAAGCATCTTCCTCTCCCTATTCGgcgttttgcttgttgtttcAGCAAATCGTGTGGCGACAAGAATACTAATCACAAATAGAGCATTAGGTGGTGGAGGGGATGTGGTAACTTACTACGAGTCGATGTGACATGAAATCCTAATAATCaatcaagagagagagagaaattgcttttccacttttttttgcCCACTTACGTTCGCTCcgtttggtttcattttcatcccaAAAAATAGTATCTTCCTCTCGTCTAACGCTACCTTGTAACGTACTTTGCATTAAGTGGCTATATACAATCATTTTTGAAGTaagatcgttttttttctttttcaaaacacGTTCATTACCAAACGATCGTGTTGTAGCGTGCACTTTGAAACATCTTCGATCcatgtaagtgtgtgtgtgtgtgtgtgtgtgtgtgtgtgtgtgtatggtgtcGTATTCGGTTGATCTAGTTCAGTAGAGTTGTAAGAGATCAagcaaattgttaaaaaacagGAGAAGATGTAATACAAGAACAAATTACCTTCCCACTGCAAGGAATGTGGCAAACAATAGggaaacaaaatagaaataacGATCATTATACTACTGTGTGTTCAACAGTGATTGACGGAATAGaaaacacagacagacacacacacacagaaaagaaaagaaaagaagacaaCAAACACAGGGCCAAGTGAGGCGAAGAGACAGCGAAAAGTAACACTcagaacagaaaaaatacactcaaaaacacactcaaaaaCATTAATATCGAACATTACTCCAGCCAGAGACGCGCGCACTATTGTTTGTTATTGCGGAACAATTAAATTGGAGCAAAActgaaaacacaaaacatactaacggcaaaaaaaaaactatggaacaaataaaatgaaataaaacagaactaaaagtgagaagaaaaaaacaaaacaagaaaaacacacaacgccTCTCCCTGAAAATTTGGACAGAACACGAAAAACGAAATAAGAGAAACTTCTGCCCTCCTTTTCTTCCCCCCTCCCATTGGACgtgtgtttgttcgtttgtggaagatgatgattttacaaaaaaatagataagaagaaaaacaccaGGAAAAAGAAATCGGGACTGTTCCGGGCAGGGGAAGGAAAGTCGAAGGACTGAAGTGTGGCAATGGACAAATAgttttttcttgaaaatctTTTCTCAATTCGCCTATTTGATTGAACTATAAATCCTCCAACGGTAAGAACACtcgcagaagaagaaaaaagaccCCCAAAAAATGCCGAAAGATGGGGGCATCCTTTCAGTACGGTTCATCCGTGTTCTGTTTGTCCTgagagtaaaaaaagaaataaaagagaAATAATTGTACAAGAAATGCAAATCGAAGACACTGCAACTTAAATGCATCAGTAGCGCGTTTGTTGGGCATttcgggaaagaaaaaaagattcaCGGTTATTAAGGGCATCGCATGAATGCTGCAATGTTACATGATGTTCCGGTCCGTAGGTTCGGTGCTTGTGTTAAGAATATATCCTTTTGCCACGTCTGCGTAAAGCAATCTTTTGAAAATGAGTTCATCAAACCCGGTTGAATTGCGCGAGAGAAAgcattttttgcatatttttgcaAATCATATTTTGTTTGAACCAAAATTATATTCCTCTTGCAAGAGGAGCGAAAAACgaggaaattaaattaaattattttgcaaagaaaaaaactacacacaaAATAGGGTTTTGTGACTCGAACGGCGGGAACGAAAACACATGAATCAAAGATTACTTTATGAAcgtaaaacagaaacaaaaaaacacacactttaaACATACATCACGAAACACACAACATAATAGGATAAAAAGTATAacaaatgaaaggaaaaaaacataaaatatgaagcaacaaaacaaacctgATTGTGTGCtaggaataaaacaaaataatacgaTGAATGTCAGGCGAAGAAAGTATGAAACGCGCGGCGAAGACAAGAAGTTTATGTGTGTAGGAGAAAGTGACAATGAGAAAATGTGCTGTTTAGAGGTGCGCTTGGTTTATGCTAAACATGGGATGGGAGAGGCATGGGGGAAGGGGGTTGTGGATAGGAAAATtcaaaacgaaataaaaaaaacgaactatATCTATGAAGCAGCGGCAGAAAGGattaaagcaacaaaaaaaaaagaaaatcccaAACACGGAAGACGGAAGTAGATAGGGTGAGAAATAATAAGAATGGGTGCCGCCGATGCAACAACCCAGAGGGTCAAGAGGATTAAAAGAAAGACAGAAAGATTTGCGATGCGAAATAAAATGCTACTCAACGGATGGAGGATTGGACTGTCCGAGCGGCCTAGCGCTGGCCGAAGACTATAGGaaagtgaataaaataaatgctaaaaatatatatgtatatgaaTATAAAATGAATAGAGAgcgggaaaacaaaaaggggaaataggcaaaaaaaataacatataaaatataatgGTTTGCTTTCGATTCACTCCCAGATAGGTTAATgacttttttgtatttttattttgtgtgtattatttcttacaaaatgcacacacacacacacgcgtataCGGAAGCAAATCAATAAAACTAGAACTTAATTTGCTTAAAAACTATAATTTCTAACACATTTCAACTCCACACATTGTTGTTTCAAATGTCACAGTTGATGCATTTAATACAATAGCAACAAAGACaaagaaaatagcaaaaaacaaaactctcgaaaaaaaggaaaactaattggaaaacaattggagcatgaaaacaaacaaaacacaacaataatTGTAGCAGGTAAAGAGAGGagatcgaaaagaaaaaaagaaacagacaaaaaaaaagaatgaaaaaagagaacaaaacaaaactaccgCAATTGAAGGCAAGCAGTAAAATCGCCCGCATatttgtccccccccccccccctccatcaTTCCCCTCCACAGAAGgtaacatacaaaaaaaaacataaaaatgtggTAGAAAATACAGGAGCAAAATATAGAATTTGTAAAAGATTTAATCAATATCCAAAACtagccaaaaaaaacgaattggacaacaaagcaaaacacaaaaacacacatataagtgtgaaaaataaatacaaaaaacgcaaaacggCTTACTATTGGGATAGAAtattgaaggaaaaaacaagcaaaaacaaacgagtagaaaaaaggaaagaattGGATCAAAAAAGTGCATTTGTGCAGCGAAAGAAGCGAAAGCGATTCGGGTCTGAAGAAAAGAGACGAGCAAATAGACGAGAAGCTTAAAGCATCAGAAATCCaatagccccccccccccccccccagagCTCAACGCATAGGAACGGCGAGGATTAgtaaagggaaaggaaaaaatgttatacaaacaaacaaaaaaactataatAAAGAAAAGATAGGAACACAGGGGAGCAGAGAAAGTGGCCGAAGGAATGGAAAGTGTTTAAtgcgaaaaaggaaaaagaaaggcCGAGAGAGCGTTAAGATGAAATCAATCAAGCCAGCCAAAACCAGCTCAGATCGCAACAGGCGGGGGACAAGTGAAACAACCCCCACGTTGCAGCACTCACAAACCGATCACACTAAAAACTATCGCGTGGCGGAAATGGAAATCGAAACGCAAGTCCCCGATGAGtatagaacgaaaaaaaacctggAACATattaaaaggaaataaaaaacggggaaaaagtACGCAAGAAACGAAGACACAACACAAAAgggataaaaataaaccaaatcgCTCTCAAAACGACCAACAGCAACGTGCGTTTTGGCCCCCCCTTTTTTCGGTACTACTCACCAAATGCGTTTTCCGTAGACACTTGCACTACttttttatgttcattttACATCACTTTTAAACGATTTATTCTTTTCTTCTGATCTCTGCACAGCGTCGCTCTAAAAATCGCACTCAATCTTCGTATCCGTCGCCAGCAGCTCATCGGCCTGCTTGATGCGTTCCTGTAGCAACTGCACCTGCTCCTCCGGTAGGCTGCTACTGTTGGCCGAACTGCTACCCCGTGCCAGGAAGTGATGCATAAACAGCCGGATCCCATCCTTGAATGCCTTCAGCTTGAAGCTCGCCGAAATGCGACTGAACACCTGCAGACACTTGTTCTCGTCCTCCATCAGCAACAGTCCCAGCATGATCTGGCGCATCAGCCGCAAGTTCACCTTATCGATCTCAGCCAGGTCGACCACCTTGAGGCAGGACAGGGCCAACCCCCCTTCCCCGATGAGGTGCGTAATGAAGCGGGCCAAGTTGcgaacctgctgctgctgcagcgaatGGATCTCCTTCAACCGATCCCACAGCGCGTACTGGATCGCTAGCTGGTAGCGCCGGTCGtagtcgcaaaacttttgcgcCAGCACACTGTAGTACGGGTTGTAGTCCTTCTCCGCCAGCGCGCAGTGTATGATGACGGACACGAGAATGCGCAGATCTTTGATCGCTAGCCGCAGCAGCTTCTCGAACGCGTCCAGATAGTCCTCGGCGCTCATGATGATGCAGAACGCGTTGCGCCGATCGTCCGTATTCATGCGCTGCTGGCGGGCGAGCTCGAGCAGCTGCTCGCTGTACTGGGCTTCCCCTGTGGAGGTGGAGGTGGACCCTAGTTTTCCACCGGTGTTTGGCCCCGCATCTTTGGCCCCTAGCCAGGCCGACCCGACGAGCCACCATTTGCCGCGCTCCGGTATCTTTACGATGTCCTCGATGCCGATGTTGAGCGACGATACGTACTTGCCGTTGTTGATCATGCCCTTGAGCAGCTTGCGGAAGTGTTCCACCAGCGTCGGATCGTACTGGGGTATCTTGctcatgttgttgtttttcaccGCCAACAGTATTTCCAGCATGTACTTAACACGTGGACtgggggaaaagaaagaagagagtTAATTTGTTGGTTAAAACCATTTCATATTCCTCGACAAGTCGCCTACTCCGCTGCATTCACCATGGCAACCATCTTCGTTACCTCCAACTACTTACTCATTCTTCAGCTTGTCCGGCGCGTTCGCTGCCTTCTTCTGTATCGCAATGATCAACTCCTTCAGCGCCAGTGGGTCGTCCTTGCGCAGAATAAACCCAACCGTACGCAGCACCAGCAGGATGCACTCCACCGCCTTCTCGTTGAAGCACTCGATCAACTTCTGCATCACCTCGTGCACGATCTTGCACTTGACGATGTCGAACGTGTACAGGTGGCACATCAGCTGCACACAGTTGTCCAGCTGCTTTGCCTCGTTCGGCGTCGTCTCGATCTCGCCCAGCAGCTCCAGGAACCGGCCAACGATCGTTTCGAGAAACTGTGAGCCCACCTCGCCGCCCACGTTGGCGTGCAGTATGGCCACCAGCAGCATGTGCTCCAGCACCATCCGCTCAGGCGTCAGCGTGGGCACGACCGTTGCCTCCAGTATGAGCGCCGTGAGCGTGCTGTTCATGTCGTGCCGTGCGTTCTGCATGTACAGATTGTCCAGCGTGATGGAGATGCGGTGCACGTTCGATTCGGCCAACCGATTAATCTGTCCCTTGAGCGTGCGCTGGAGACGCTGCAACCGTTCCTGCTGCTTCGGATCGGTTGCGTTCCCATTGGCGGCTGCTTCCGCCTCCAGTTTGGCGCGCAGGTGCGGGGGAACGTATTTGCCACCGGTGGCGCCGGCACTGCTATTGTCCTCCTTGATGATATTGCCCGCTTTGTCGCGCTTACGGCCGTAGATGTCTTCCCAGGTGCCGTCGTCTTTTTTGGCGGAGGATTTGCTGCCATCTTCACCGTCGGACGGATCGTCCGAGCCAGATTCATCATCGAACAGGTCGTCTAGCCCATCGTCTTCATCGTCGAAAtcttcctcctcgtcgtcgtacTCCGGTTCCTCTTCCGAGTCCGACGATGCTTGCCACCGCTTGCCGGTGGcctttttcttcgtttcttttccatttttcgacTGCTTTTCTTTGCTGGGTTTTAGCAACACGAAGCGTCCTGCACCATTTCCATCCTCTTCCTCGTCACTGTTGTTATCCCGTTTGGtctttttgctcttcttttgattgccatttttttgttttaccccTTTCCTTGGCTCGAACTCTTCACTAAGCTCTGCTTCACTATCCTCATCCGAATAcgcgtcatcatcatcatcgaaatCATCAAATTCGTCCTCTTCGGACATGCTATCCGCCCTCTTGCGCTTCTTGTCCACCTTCTCTTTGGGGGCAAATTTTACTCGCTTTCCatttttctcctcttcctgCTCCTCATCCGATTCTAgctcgtcgtcctcctcctcgtccgaaTCGTACAGCTCATCGTTTTCCGAATAATCCGACTCGCCACCGTTTTCATCcgccacctcctcctcctgctccatTTCCGAATCGTACTCACCCAAATCGTCGTCCATATCGTCCAGCCCAAAGTACTTCTCCTCAATCTTCTTCaacttttccacccttttCCGTTCCTTAGGCGATAGTTTTTCTTTACGTTTCTTGGTTCGCTTCGACGGCTCGCCACTATCTTCCTTCGGCTCATCGTTCAGCTTTCCCCCGACGGCTTGCTTCAAATCCTCCACAAACTCATCGCCCGAGTTTTCCTCCAGCTCGGCCGCCTCCTTAGCCGCTTCGTACATTTTCCGTATGCTCTCGTCGGTGCACAGTTCGAGCGCGTAGTCCAACCCATCGTTGAAGCTTTTCGGTATACCTTCCTTGTTCCGGCGGCGGTTGATCTTCAACAGCTTTTCGTACTTTTCAATCACACGATCGTCCTCCTCGTTCGCCGCCTCCAGCTGCTTGATGCGGTTCGATTTGAGCCCTTCCTCATACCGGCGCAACTCCATCATTTCCTTCTCCCGCTCCACTTCCAACTGGCTCGTGTAGGGTTTCGACACGGGCTGGTTCTTGCTGCCCCTTGCCATGCCCTTCCCACTGTCCTCCTCATCGCTAAAATCGTCCGACGGGATCTCTTCATCATCGTCAAACACCTCCGACTCGTCGTCGCCATCCGACTGCTGATCGTGTGCAAACTTGCCTCCGTGCTGCTTCTGGTGTCGGCCGTCTCCTGCTCCCTGCCCCTGCCGTTCCTTCCGGCTGCGGTTGTGGTAGTTGAAGCGGTTCAGCTTCTTCTGCTGGCGCTTTTCCTTGCGCAAATCTTTGCGCGTTTTCACCGCCGGCGCTTTGCTGCTTTTGCGCCCATTTCGGCCCCCCTGGCGAACGTTTTTCTGCGGACGGCTATGGCTGGAACGCGTAAGGATGTAAAGTAATATTAATATGCACCCGGAAAAGTAaggaaacaacacaacacacacttaCCGAACCTTCATCGCGTTCGGGTTTTAACTGAAATCACCACGCAAACACCATAAATTGCACGTTTTTGCGAAAAGCGAACCAAGAGGAGAATGTGTTTCCAATTTTgcgaataacaacaacattcGCCGGTATATGACAGTTTCCCGCACGTGGATTAATGCCAAggtggttgttgttgaggTAGCTTTTGAATTGTCTACATCAACAATAACGgttaattttcaaaattaaatgcaatgCTTCtacaaaatgttttattttgctcataaataattgaatttgCAATACTTGAACAAGAATTGGATAAAGATTTCGatataaaattacaaaaacagacaacccacaaaaaataaattgtttggaaGGTTATCTTTTTGCAGTCACCTTGTCCGCTGCACGTCAAAATTCCCCGATGACAGTGGGAGGTGGATCGAAATTTGCAGAGGTCCCCGagcaaaaagctgactagcaGCAGAGAAGGATTCGTCCCGTAATTTCTAGCGTCGTCAAAGTACAATGATCCATCGGCTGGCTCCCTAACTCGGAAAAGGATCGGTTAAGGAACGGAAGCACAAAATGGCCCAACTGCTTCGTGGATGGTCGAGGTAAGGCACCGAAAAAAACGCGTTGTTACCAGGACACACGACGGCTGGCTGGTTgcttgctctctctcgctgcATCCGTCATGAGCTCATATCGTTATGTAaagtttattgattttttgtttttactttccttATGTCTTCGCGCGTGTCGTCAACCTGTCTtgtgccaacaaaaaaaaacgcccatTCGATGCCAAAAACGCCCGTCTGGTTCATCAGCATCGACCCGCGGTTCAAGCACATTCGACCGGTCGTGTACACGGTGAGCCGCGTCAACTTTTCCGGCTTTACGACCCCCGGTGGCAATGGTGGCAATGGAACTGGTGGCACCGGCGGTAGCAACCATTCCACGGCCTGGTCCCGGTACAACTACTACCGGCAGCAGGAATTCCTGCGGCCACCGAACGCGAGCGGTTGGCAGTACTATggtgggcagcagcagcgccattACGGCATGCTGATTGGGCGCGTGCTGAGGGGCGTGCTGAAGCTGCGCTACCTCGTGCTCGGCAGTGCCATCGGTGGTGGCGTTACGCTCAACAAGCGGTACGAGGAGTGGAAGGACGGGCTGCCGGACATGAAGTGGCTGGAGGAGGTGTTCCCCGACAACGAGAAGTGGGCCGGCTTTACGAAAAACCTGCTCGCCGTTAAGGACGCCGTGAAAGACTCGATCGAAATAGGTACCGTCAGAGTGGTGGAGTAGAAAAAGCACAATTGTTTACGGTCATGGTCATATTTTTAGATCCCCGGTTAAAGCAGCTGAGCGAGCACAAGCTGAACGAGTGGCGACAGTGGTTCGACCAGCGGCTGGACAACGCAATCGAAGCAGCGGAAACGCAACAAAACCCACAGATTGAGAGTAAGTAAACGTGCTCCCGGTATCCCgtgttcgttccgttccgaccCAAGTGCTCAAGAATGATTAAATGTTTACAAAACCCGTACTGTTCACGATGATGTAAAAGCTATTAtgggttgttgtttgtttgttcgtgtgTGAGCGTGCTTACATCATCTGGGCACGAAAAGCTCGAACGGTTatcgggcgtgtgtgtgtttacaaaTAGCACGGAATGCACTAAGCCTGGCAGAATGCATCAGAGACAAGCCAAAAAGCGTTTAATTTCTTCTATGtaaatgtaatttaatttgctaCACTCAAAATTCactttatttctaattcattTTGGATAAAACTAAACTGTTTCATCAACAACGCGATCGCCGTGGGTTCGTTACGGGTCGATAGTGTGTAGAGTAACGGTTCACGAGAAATCATATTCGAACGTGTACCGTTACTAATCGTTTCATCGTGATTCATTCGCTCTTCCCGTTCACCTTCCCCTCTACCCATCTTATAGGGGTCAGTTAAAAGGAAAGTTTGTGCCGCGTTTAAtcgaaattatttttttctttctcttcctctctttctctctctatttgGCTTCTTTAGGTTCCTTCCAGAACTTGTCAGAATTTATTTCTGAGCTATATGGAGGTAAAAACCAGTTAGCGTATAAAAATCTAATACGATTAAATATGCGTTATGTAGATAGATGCTGGTGATGGGGTCTCAGAGCGCACCAAAAGATTTAGTCATTCTTGagtggttaaaaaaaaacgacgccTCGGAATTGGttctgattgtttgttttctagtGCTGTGTTAATTTTCCTTCCCGgttttctctcgctcttccttctctctcccccccAAACAACCACCAGCAACCAAAGAGGAGCTGCGCGCGAAAAACACCGTCAACGCGAAGGGGCTCAGCGCGGAGGACAGCCGCAAGCGCGTTGACACCCTGCAGGCGCAGGTCGACTCGCTGCAGACGGAAATCATGAACGTGCAGCTCAAGTACCAGCGGGAGGTGGAAAAGCTCGAGAAGGAAAACCGCGACCTGCGGCAGCAGTATCTGATACTGAAGACGAACCGCAAGCAGCCGACGAAGAAGCGCATCAAAAAATCGCTCATCGACATGTACTCGGAGGTGCTGGACGAGCTGTCCGGGTACGATACGAGCTACACCACGGCTGACCATCTGCCgcgcgtggtggtggtcggtGATCAGAGCAGCGGCAAAACTTCGGtgctggaatcgattgcgCAGGCGCGCATCTTCCCGCGCGGCAGTGGCGAGATGATGACGCGTGCCCCGGTCAAGGTGACGCTGTCGGAGGGTCCGTACCATGTGGCACAGTTTCGCGATTCCGAGCGGGAGTACGATCTGACGAAGGAGAGCGATCTGGCGGAGCTGCGGCGCGATGTGGAGATTCGGATGCGCAACTCGGTGCGGGGCGGCAAGACGGTCAGCATGGACGTGATCTCGATGACGGTGAAGGGACCGGGGCTGCAGCGGATGGTGCTGGTCGATCTGCCGGGCATCATTTCGACGCAGACGGTCGATATGGCGCCGGATACGCGCGATCAGATCAAGCACATGACCGAACACTACATGAGCAACCCGAATGCGATCATTTTGTGCATTCAGGTAAGCGTGgggagtgagagagtgagagaaagcaGTGCGAGAAGCGGAGAAGAGAGCTTTAATGTTtgatttcttccatttcaggACGGTTCGGTCGATGCGGAACGCAGCAACGTGACCGACCTCGTGTCGCAATGCGATCCGCTCGGCAAGCGTACGATCTTCGTGCTGACGAAGGTGGACCTGGCGGAAGATTTGGCCGACCCGAACCGCATCCGGAAGATACTGTCCGGCAAGCTGTTCCCCATGAAGGCGCTCGGCTACTTTGCCGTGGTGACGGGGCGCGGCCGCAAGGACGACAGCATCGAAACGATACGCGAGTAtgaggaaaagtttttcaaaaactCCAAACTATTCCAGTAAGTGTTGGAGGGCATATGACAAATGACAGTGGAGtttcaaaccttttttttacttatttacaaatttttttttttcataaaacaaaaaaaaaacacagaagtGGCGTCACAATGTCCCATCAGGTGACGACGAGAAACCTCAGCCTAGCCGTGGCCGACCGGTTCTGGAAGATGGTGCGTGAAACGATCGAGCAACAGGCGGATGCGTTCAAGGCGACACGCTTTAACCTGGAAAcggaatggaaaaacaacttCCCACGGTATGTTTCTATCTGGTCCgtctttttctcccttttccaagaaatttaaaatattgtttacctCTCCCATTCTTTCAGACTACGCGAGTCCGGTCGGGATGAGCTGTTCGAAAAGGCGAAGGGAGAAGTGCTGGATGAGGTGGTCAATCTGTCCCAAGTTTCCGCCAAAAAGTGGGAAGAGCTGATGAACAGCaagctgtgggagaagctttCAAGCTACGTGTTTGAAAACATCTACCTACCGGCCGCCCAGTCCGGATCGCAGAGTGAGTGATGGAGATTCGAAGCGTCAACAACAAAGACCCTCCAACTAATTGTTCTCAAAACTCTCACCTCCCACAGATTCGTTTAACACGATGGTCGATATTAAGCTGCGCCAGTGGGCCGAACAGGCACTGCCGGCCAAATCGGTCGAGGCGGGCTGGGAAGCGCTGCAGAAGGAGTTTCAGCATCTGATGGAGGTCGCGCGCCGCACGCCCGATCACGACGACCTGTACGACAACCTGAAGAGTGCCGTCATCGACGAAGCCATTCGAAGGCACTCGTGGGAGGACAAGGCGATCGATATGCTGCGCGTAATACAGCTGAACACGCTCGAGGACCGGAGCGTGCACGACAAGCAGGAGTGGGACCAGGCGGTGCGCTTTTTCGAAGCCTCGGTCAAGGATAAGCTGCAGGCGACCGAGACAACGATCGGCGAAATGTTTGGTCCCTCGACCAGCCAGAAATGGCTGCACTGGCGCTCGTCGACCGAGGAGCAGAACAAACGGCGGCAGGTCAAGTCCGAGCTGGACAAAATACTCGACAGCGACTCGAAACATTCGCCCACGCTCAGCTACGACGAGCTGACGACGGTGCGGAAAAACCTCCAGCGGGGCAACGTGGAGGTGGAGACGGACTACATCCGGGAGACGTGGTATCCCATCTACAGGCGGTAAGACAAGACACACAGGGCGCACACTAAAGTGAGGTTTTAAATGACCCTTTTTCTGCGTTTCGAACTGTAGGCATTTCCTCAAGCAAGCGCTAAACCGTGCGTACGATTGCCGGAAGGCGTACTACCTGTACTCGCAGCAGGGCAGCGACTGTGAGGTGAACTGCAGCGACGTGGTACTGTTCTGGCGCATCCAGCAGGTCATCAAGGTGACGGCGAATGCGCTCCGCCAGCAGGTTATCAACCGGGAGGCGCGGCGTTTAGATAAGGAAATAAAGGAAGTGCTGGACGAGTACGGCGAGGATGATGAGAAGAAGCTGCAGCTGCTCACTGGGAAGCGCGTGCAGCTGGCAGAGGAACTGAGTAAGTAACGCTTTGCCTCGCGCTGAAACACGCATGACATTTTCATGCAACGACATTTCTCCTTATTTCAGTTCGCGTGCGACAGATTCAGGAAAAGCTGGAAGAGTTTATCAACGCGCTTAATCTGGAAAAGTAATCGCCCCTTTAGTCACCTCTGCTACCATCATCTTCTCCTCCAATATGGGCTGTTATTGTTTCGTTCCGGTCGATTCGGTTCTatgaacgcgcgcgcgcgctgcaCAAGGAGCCAGCGACGGCAGTCACACGTCCGGATACGGAcaatgttatttatttgcgCTTGCAAAGCAAAGTCATCCAATTCTGCACATCGCCAGTGAGCGCCAGTGGCGCCCCACGCGAAACCAATTCCCAGTCCAGGTCGGACGGAGGAAAGTATTCGCGTGTGCCAGCAGCATTCTGAGTacgccgccgtcgccgccgcgcTACCTCTATTGTAAGCTGTGTATATTTGGAAAGATACATACAGTaagccgttttttttccttttgaaCCTTCTGCATGTGCAACTACTAATCACAGTAAGAGAAGAGTTTAAGCAAAATCAAGGGACATCATTCCCTTCTTCCCCCAGCCAAACAAAACTGCGTGTTACAAGTTAGTAGAACGCACAAAACGCTCGCGCCCCGTACAAGCGGCTTGCTGCTATCGTGCTCTATTTAAATGTGATGAAAGTGGAAAGTGTgcggaaagaaaaaaaagtcattgGCTAATCGAGTACTTGAAATAAATGTAATCTTATGGAAAAATTAACATAGAAATTTCGA
Proteins encoded:
- the LOC120959526 gene encoding nucleolar MIF4G domain-containing protein 1 homolog translates to MKVRHSRPQKNVRQGGRNGRKSSKAPAVKTRKDLRKEKRQQKKLNRFNYHNRSRKERQGQGAGDGRHQKQHGGKFAHDQQSDGDDESEVFDDDEEIPSDDFSDEEDSGKGMARGSKNQPVSKPYTSQLEVEREKEMMELRRYEEGLKSNRIKQLEAANEEDDRVIEKYEKLLKINRRRNKEGIPKSFNDGLDYALELCTDESIRKMYEAAKEAAELEENSGDEFVEDLKQAVGGKLNDEPKEDSGEPSKRTKKRKEKLSPKERKRVEKLKKIEEKYFGLDDMDDDLGEYDSEMEQEEEVADENGGESDYSENDELYDSDEEEDDELESDEEQEEEKNGKRVKFAPKEKVDKKRKRADSMSEEDEFDDFDDDDDAYSDEDSEAELSEEFEPRKGVKQKNGNQKKSKKTKRDNNSDEEEDGNGAGRFVLLKPSKEKQSKNGKETKKKATGKRWQASSDSEEEPEYDDEEEDFDDEDDGLDDLFDDESGSDDPSDGEDGSKSSAKKDDGTWEDIYGRKRDKAGNIIKEDNSSAGATGGKYVPPHLRAKLEAEAAANGNATDPKQQERLQRLQRTLKGQINRLAESNVHRISITLDNLYMQNARHDMNSTLTALILEATVVPTLTPERMVLEHMLLVAILHANVGGEVGSQFLETIVGRFLELLGEIETTPNEAKQLDNCVQLMCHLYTFDIVKCKIVHEVMQKLIECFNEKAVECILLVLRTVGFILRKDDPLALKELIIAIQKKAANAPDKLKNDPRVKYMLEILLAVKNNNMSKIPQYDPTLVEHFRKLLKGMINNGKYVSSLNIGIEDIVKIPERGKWWLVGSAWLGAKDAGPNTGGKLGSTSTSTGEAQYSEQLLELARQQRMNTDDRRNAFCIIMSAEDYLDAFEKLLRLAIKDLRILVSVIIHCALAEKDYNPYYSVLAQKFCDYDRRYQLAIQYALWDRLKEIHSLQQQQVRNLARFITHLIGEGGLALSCLKVVDLAEIDKVNLRLMRQIMLGLLLMEDENKCLQVFSRISASFKLKAFKDGIRLFMHHFLARGSSSANSSSLPEEQVQLLQERIKQADELLATDTKIECDF